Proteins encoded in a region of the Leptolyngbya subtilissima AS-A7 genome:
- a CDS encoding response regulator transcription factor, whose translation MSEQTGNILLVDDEPGLREAVQAYLEDSGFTVRSASNAKEGWDLLQQETPDVLISDIMMPQVDGYAFLAQVRDDIRFKGLPVLFLTARGMTSDRIQGYNAGCDAYLSKPFDPEELVAVVSNLMGRRAAQTLDAGDVPDIAVMARQIEEIKAMLTQKGGIAKVASDIRIDLTPREQSVLDLVAEGLMNKEIASRLETSVRNVEKYVSRLFSKTGTNSRTELVRFALEHGMVTT comes from the coding sequence ATGTCTGAGCAAACCGGGAATATCTTACTGGTAGACGATGAGCCAGGTCTGCGCGAGGCGGTACAAGCCTATTTAGAAGACAGCGGCTTTACGGTGCGATCGGCCAGCAATGCTAAGGAAGGCTGGGATCTGCTGCAACAGGAGACGCCGGATGTCCTAATCTCGGACATCATGATGCCCCAAGTTGACGGTTACGCCTTTTTGGCCCAGGTGCGCGATGATATTCGCTTTAAGGGGCTACCGGTGCTGTTTTTGACAGCGCGGGGCATGACCAGCGATCGCATTCAAGGCTACAACGCGGGCTGCGACGCCTATCTTTCTAAACCCTTCGACCCCGAAGAACTAGTAGCGGTAGTCAGCAATCTAATGGGTCGCCGCGCCGCCCAAACCCTCGATGCCGGCGATGTGCCCGACATTGCTGTCATGGCTCGCCAGATTGAGGAAATCAAGGCCATGCTGACCCAGAAAGGCGGTATTGCCAAGGTAGCCTCCGACATTCGCATTGACCTTACCCCCCGCGAACAGAGCGTGCTCGACTTGGTAGCCGAGGGGCTGATGAACAAAGAAATTGCCAGCCGCTTGGAGACTAGCGTGCGCAACGTTGAAAAGTATGTCAGCCGTCTGTTTAGCAAAACCGGCACCAACAGCCGCACAGAGCTGGTGCGCTTCGCCTTAGAACACGGCATGGTGACAACTTAG
- the chrA gene encoding chromate efflux transporter — MSQPPELDFPAVEPVQESLSARLSELARLFLRLGAIGFGGPQAHIAMIHDEAVVRRGWLKEEQFLEGVAICEMLPGPASTQTGIYIGYLRAGQLGALVAGVCFILPAFLIVLTLSWAYFKFQGVPQIKDLFLGISPVVIAIIFGFCWKLGKKAIKDWQGVAIALTVLLVSLIFRVNILLLFLLAGLAGLIIYRPTAPPPAGPSPRTSAWLAPLLPITQDIPNLLANLPADPVAVSSFWGLDRIQDYFVPLSTFFLKTGAFIFGGGLVIIPLLETAVVDDFGWMTPNQFIDGVALGELTPGPVVITAAFVGYKVAGALGALVATIAIFTPSFLFIMFASPFLVRLRRNPWVKSFLKGVMPAVLGAIAAAAIPLSVAALQQDTLPRTAVAIAIGLAALIALVQFRRPTWQLVPTGALIGLTAGALT, encoded by the coding sequence ATGAGCCAGCCGCCAGAATTAGATTTCCCAGCCGTAGAACCGGTTCAGGAGAGTTTATCGGCTCGGCTAAGCGAGCTAGCCCGCCTCTTTCTAAGGCTAGGAGCGATCGGCTTTGGCGGTCCCCAAGCCCACATTGCCATGATTCACGATGAGGCAGTGGTGCGGCGCGGCTGGCTCAAAGAAGAGCAGTTTCTTGAAGGGGTAGCAATCTGCGAAATGCTGCCCGGCCCCGCCTCAACCCAAACCGGCATTTATATCGGGTACTTGCGAGCGGGACAGCTGGGGGCGCTGGTAGCGGGCGTTTGCTTCATTTTGCCGGCGTTTTTGATTGTGCTCACCCTGTCGTGGGCCTACTTCAAGTTCCAGGGGGTACCCCAAATTAAGGACTTGTTTTTGGGCATTTCGCCCGTGGTGATCGCCATCATTTTTGGCTTCTGCTGGAAGCTAGGCAAGAAGGCGATTAAAGACTGGCAGGGGGTGGCGATCGCCCTCACTGTCCTCCTTGTCTCCCTCATCTTTCGCGTCAATATTCTGCTGCTCTTTTTGCTAGCGGGTCTGGCCGGACTCATCATCTATCGCCCCACCGCCCCACCGCCCGCTGGGCCATCACCCCGCACGAGTGCCTGGCTCGCCCCCCTGCTGCCTATCACCCAGGATATTCCCAATCTGCTAGCGAATCTTCCCGCCGACCCTGTCGCGGTTTCTAGCTTCTGGGGTCTTGATCGCATTCAAGACTACTTCGTCCCCCTCTCAACCTTCTTTCTCAAGACCGGGGCCTTTATCTTTGGCGGCGGCCTGGTGATTATTCCTCTGCTAGAGACGGCAGTGGTGGATGACTTTGGCTGGATGACCCCTAACCAGTTCATTGACGGGGTTGCTCTGGGCGAACTCACCCCCGGCCCGGTGGTGATCACCGCCGCTTTTGTAGGCTATAAGGTAGCCGGGGCACTGGGGGCGCTGGTCGCCACGATCGCAATCTTTACCCCGTCGTTTTTATTCATCATGTTTGCCTCACCGTTTCTGGTGCGGCTGCGACGAAACCCCTGGGTGAAAAGCTTTCTCAAGGGAGTGATGCCAGCGGTGTTGGGGGCGATCGCCGCCGCTGCCATTCCCCTGTCCGTCGCCGCTCTGCAGCAAGACACCCTGCCCCGCACGGCTGTTGCGATCGCCATAGGCCTTGCTGCCCTCATTGCCTTGGTGCAGTTCCGCCGCCCTACCTGGCAACTGGTGCCCACTGGGGCATTAATTGGCTTAACTGCAGGGGCTCTAACTTAA
- a CDS encoding M15 family metallopeptidase has translation MKPYQAIPICDRSEPLVPIPCDRFPLVDPHVYQSLGAPYGNQSPYSLRAGVLAALTEAQDQLQWQRSGWHIQIFDAFRPLAVQRFMVEHTFTERVQARGWMTEALTPAQRDEVMAEVAQFWAMPSDDPATPPPHSTGAALDVTLIDATGSVVDMGSPIDEVSLRSHPNHFADRTNPAEQTFHAHRTLLNQVMESAGFRRHPNEWWHFSLGDQLWAWLRRQETGSDKFLAHYGRASVDLWVQ, from the coding sequence ATGAAACCCTACCAGGCCATCCCAATCTGCGATCGCAGTGAACCGCTAGTGCCCATCCCCTGCGATCGCTTTCCCCTAGTAGATCCTCACGTCTATCAATCGCTAGGAGCCCCCTACGGTAACCAGTCACCCTACTCCCTCAGAGCAGGCGTACTCGCCGCCCTAACCGAAGCTCAGGATCAGCTCCAGTGGCAGCGTTCGGGTTGGCACATACAAATTTTTGACGCCTTTCGCCCTCTGGCGGTGCAGCGGTTTATGGTGGAGCACACTTTCACAGAGCGGGTACAAGCTCGGGGATGGATGACTGAGGCTCTAACCCCTGCCCAGCGCGACGAGGTGATGGCGGAGGTGGCCCAGTTTTGGGCCATGCCCAGCGATGACCCAGCCACGCCGCCGCCCCACAGCACTGGGGCCGCGCTAGACGTGACGCTGATCGATGCTACTGGGAGCGTGGTCGATATGGGCTCGCCCATTGATGAGGTATCGCTGCGATCGCACCCCAACCATTTTGCCGACCGCACGAACCCGGCTGAGCAAACCTTCCACGCCCACCGCACCCTGCTCAACCAGGTGATGGAGTCAGCGGGGTTTCGTCGCCACCCCAACGAGTGGTGGCACTTTTCGCTCGGCGATCAGCTCTGGGCCTGGCTGCGGCGGCAAGAAACCGGCAGCGACAAGTTTTTGGCCCACTATGGGCGAGCCTCGGTAGACTTGTGGGTACAGTGA
- a CDS encoding pre-peptidase C-terminal domain-containing protein, giving the protein MNDWDSAIAYTSQLEQSDLPVKTLAELATFRRQMQLFRQNQTVVSPIDGCEPVLAGFGLPGYSGRPLDFDRGVYSSVGRGAPVVAADQTLRQYEALWQSGLGVTADTPLDPLAEAQRVNTRSGSGVTTGAVSRRVDIYAFLGAQGDSANLDLTVIQQRRGLLYTDDAAQLFLFDAAGRLLSAGRTTAGQQPYLATTPLPATGVYYAAVTTPQHQPVLDEGGFITGWQGIGTSAITYTITIDGLTPSPELGLR; this is encoded by the coding sequence TTGAATGACTGGGATAGCGCGATCGCCTATACCAGCCAGCTCGAACAATCTGACCTGCCCGTCAAAACCCTTGCCGAGCTGGCGACGTTTCGTCGCCAAATGCAGCTATTTCGCCAAAACCAAACTGTGGTCAGCCCTATCGATGGCTGTGAACCCGTGCTCGCTGGGTTTGGCCTACCCGGATACAGCGGTCGGCCCCTAGATTTTGATCGAGGAGTGTATTCCAGCGTGGGCCGTGGTGCCCCTGTCGTTGCCGCCGACCAGACCCTGCGCCAGTACGAGGCGCTTTGGCAGAGCGGGTTGGGCGTTACCGCCGACACTCCCCTTGATCCTCTAGCTGAGGCCCAGCGCGTCAACACCCGCAGCGGCAGCGGCGTCACCACCGGGGCTGTCAGTCGTCGGGTTGACATCTACGCCTTTCTGGGTGCTCAGGGAGACAGTGCCAACCTCGATTTAACCGTTATTCAGCAGCGCCGTGGGTTGCTCTACACCGACGATGCTGCCCAGTTGTTCTTATTCGACGCCGCCGGCCGTCTGCTGTCTGCCGGCCGCACTACCGCTGGTCAGCAACCTTACTTGGCTACCACACCTCTGCCCGCTACCGGGGTTTACTATGCTGCCGTCACCACTCCTCAACACCAGCCTGTTCTTGACGAAGGAGGGTTTATCACTGGTTGGCAGGGCATTGGTACCAGCGCCATTACATACACAATAACCATCGACGGTCTAACCCCTTCCCCAGAGCTGGGCCTGCGGTAG
- a CDS encoding FIST signal transduction protein produces MTDIPQLDLPPIEWANAVSARPSLEGAVKDVVEQLKHRLTGPPDLGIVFISSSFTSEFARLLPLLHDLLPIPALVGCSGGGIVGMDDQGHPQELEDTPALSLTLARLPGVTVRSFHLSSDDLPDLDSPPNAWSELMGVAPEANPQFILMADPFSSKVTDLLQGLDFAYPSGVKIGGLASVDGFNRHSGLFCDRTLHSEGAVGVALAGPIVLDTIVAQGCRPIGPVYRVDKAERNILLSLSDSEDGDSARPPLELLQELFETLSEGDRQLAQSSLFIGMAQDSFKLSLNPGDFLIRTLLGVDPKMGAIAVGDRLRPGQRVQFHLRDAHTSATDLETLLQHYQQQAPVAIAPAGALMFACVGRGAGLYNQANFDSGLFAQYLPGLPIGGFFCGGEIGPVGQTTFLHGFTSVFGICRQP; encoded by the coding sequence ATGACCGACATTCCCCAGCTAGACCTTCCGCCCATAGAGTGGGCCAATGCGGTATCGGCCCGTCCCTCCCTTGAGGGGGCCGTGAAGGACGTGGTAGAGCAGCTTAAGCACCGACTGACGGGGCCCCCTGATCTGGGCATTGTGTTCATTTCGTCGTCGTTTACCAGCGAATTTGCTCGCCTGCTGCCCCTGCTCCACGACCTATTGCCCATACCCGCTCTGGTGGGATGCAGCGGCGGCGGTATTGTCGGCATGGATGACCAAGGCCATCCCCAAGAACTAGAGGACACTCCAGCGCTTAGTCTGACGCTGGCGCGGCTGCCAGGGGTAACGGTGCGGAGCTTTCATCTGTCGAGCGATGACCTGCCAGATCTCGATAGCCCACCCAATGCCTGGTCTGAGCTGATGGGGGTCGCACCAGAGGCCAACCCCCAGTTTATTTTGATGGCTGACCCCTTTTCATCCAAGGTGACCGACCTGCTGCAGGGGCTTGATTTTGCCTACCCCAGCGGCGTGAAGATTGGCGGTCTGGCTAGCGTTGACGGGTTCAATCGCCACAGTGGGCTATTTTGCGATCGCACCCTGCACAGCGAAGGCGCGGTTGGAGTAGCCCTGGCGGGGCCAATTGTGCTCGACACCATTGTGGCCCAGGGCTGTCGCCCCATCGGCCCTGTCTATCGGGTGGATAAGGCCGAGCGCAACATTCTGCTGTCTTTGAGCGACTCAGAGGACGGCGACTCGGCGCGCCCGCCCCTAGAACTGCTGCAAGAGCTGTTTGAAACCCTATCTGAGGGCGATCGCCAACTGGCCCAAAGTTCTCTCTTTATCGGCATGGCCCAGGACAGCTTTAAGCTCAGCCTCAACCCAGGCGACTTTTTGATTCGCACGCTGCTGGGGGTTGACCCCAAAATGGGCGCGATCGCGGTGGGCGACCGGCTGCGCCCTGGGCAGCGAGTGCAGTTTCACCTACGCGATGCCCACACCTCCGCCACCGATCTCGAAACCCTATTGCAGCACTATCAGCAGCAGGCTCCCGTAGCGATCGCCCCCGCCGGAGCGCTGATGTTTGCCTGTGTAGGACGCGGTGCCGGGCTCTATAACCAAGCCAACTTTGACTCAGGTCTGTTTGCCCAATATTTGCCCGGGCTCCCCATAGGAGGCTTTTTCTGCGGCGGCGAGATCGGCCCCGTTGGGCAGACGACGTTTCTGCACGGGTTTACATCAGTGTTTGGGATTTGTCGGCAGCCGTAA
- a CDS encoding Calvin cycle protein CP12, with the protein MSENIKERIEKEIEGARAACDASGGSSQECAAAWDAVEELQAEASHQRDKGTDKNSLEVYCDNNPEADECRVYDT; encoded by the coding sequence ATGAGCGAGAACATCAAAGAGCGCATTGAAAAAGAAATTGAAGGTGCCCGGGCCGCCTGTGATGCCAGCGGCGGCAGCTCCCAGGAGTGCGCCGCTGCTTGGGATGCCGTAGAAGAGCTTCAGGCGGAAGCCTCTCACCAGCGCGACAAAGGCACTGATAAAAACTCTCTAGAAGTCTACTGTGACAACAACCCCGAAGCCGACGAGTGCCGAGTGTACGACACCTAG
- a CDS encoding Spx/MgsR family RNA polymerase-binding regulatory protein, translated as MTLTVYGIPTCSTCKKALQWLDSRAIAYDFVNTKEHPPSQATIAAWVDSLGSKPMRNTSGQSYRALGDDKQTWGDLDWVNAFTNDAMLLKRPLFVKDGQAVLVGFRATETELNDLLG; from the coding sequence ATGACGCTGACAGTCTATGGCATTCCCACCTGTAGCACCTGCAAAAAAGCCCTGCAATGGTTAGATAGCCGCGCCATTGCCTACGACTTTGTCAACACTAAAGAACACCCTCCCAGCCAAGCCACGATAGCGGCTTGGGTAGATAGCCTAGGCAGCAAGCCCATGCGCAATACCTCGGGGCAGTCCTACCGGGCGTTGGGAGACGACAAGCAGACCTGGGGTGATCTTGATTGGGTCAACGCCTTCACCAACGATGCCATGCTGCTAAAACGTCCTCTGTTTGTCAAAGATGGCCAGGCGGTACTGGTTGGGTTTCGGGCGACCGAGACCGAGCTGAACGACCTGCTTGGCTAA
- a CDS encoding CsbD family protein has protein sequence MSIEDRAKAAAKDVEGKLQEGAGKVTGDRQAQAEGKAKQAESDVRHGVEDAKDNVKRAID, from the coding sequence ATGTCTATTGAAGATAGAGCCAAGGCCGCCGCTAAAGATGTTGAAGGCAAGCTCCAGGAAGGTGCTGGCAAGGTGACAGGCGATCGCCAAGCTCAAGCCGAAGGTAAGGCAAAGCAGGCTGAGTCTGATGTGCGCCACGGTGTAGAAGACGCAAAAGACAACGTCAAGCGCGCCATTGACTAA